Proteins found in one Bremerella volcania genomic segment:
- a CDS encoding FAD-dependent oxidoreductase, whose translation MKSTFSAALAVLFCFFTSSLMAADLLVEAESFTDHGGWKLDTQFIIEMGSPYLLAHGLGKPVAEAKTEVTFPETGTYRVFVRTKDWVGQWNAPGSPGKFQVAIDGKPLEETFGTKGAEWFWHDGGTVDIENKDVTLSIQDLTGFDGRCDAIYFTTNTNATPPSSGSQLAKWRKDLLGITEDIKTEGPYDLVVIGGGYSGMGAAISAARMGCKVALIQDRPVLGGNGSSEVRVWAMGNIRRGKYPRIGEIVEEFADKAKKSPGTYEEFGDEKKEAIVRAEPNIDLFLNHHANGLEMKDGKIASITAFDTRTSQVRKFEGTLFCDATGHGTIGALAGALYDQTDKGRMGMSNMWRWDEADQETTFPETPWALDLTMKDFPYPRDHHGQWFWESGFDKDPIQGAEAIRDWNLRAVYGAFNAMKNRDGASKHKNAELTWLAYVGGPRESRRLIGDVILTEEDIVAKRDFKDGCVPSTWSIDLHYPKKEYADKFPDNPFISIAVHDQRVDRSYGYPVPYRCFYSKNVPNLFMAGRCISVTHEALGTVRVMKTCGMMGEVVGKAASLCKIHDCSPRAVYEEHWDEMDHLLKLPGQARRATVDAEIEMPDTLLPTSPYGPPSGINPTKLTGIVIDDRQAEKTGKWSEGTGLKGYVNHGYLYSGEKGAKVRFPIKIEKAGNYEIRYAYQPHENRSAQANVVVGIDTSRETTVINMKEQPPIDGGFYSLGVFTIKPGEETYVEVESRGDGNIHADAIQLIPVDEK comes from the coding sequence ATGAAAAGCACTTTCTCGGCCGCACTGGCGGTCCTGTTCTGTTTTTTTACTTCCTCCCTGATGGCTGCTGACCTTTTGGTCGAAGCCGAAAGCTTCACCGACCACGGTGGCTGGAAGTTGGATACCCAATTCATCATCGAGATGGGTTCGCCCTACCTCTTGGCCCACGGCCTCGGCAAGCCGGTTGCTGAAGCGAAGACGGAAGTGACCTTTCCAGAAACCGGGACCTACCGCGTCTTCGTTCGCACGAAAGACTGGGTTGGCCAGTGGAATGCCCCTGGCTCTCCTGGCAAGTTCCAAGTGGCTATTGATGGTAAACCGCTCGAAGAAACCTTTGGCACCAAGGGCGCCGAGTGGTTCTGGCACGACGGCGGCACCGTCGACATCGAGAATAAAGACGTCACCCTAAGCATCCAAGACCTGACCGGCTTCGATGGTCGCTGCGATGCGATCTACTTCACCACCAACACCAATGCCACGCCTCCTTCCAGCGGAAGCCAATTGGCTAAGTGGCGTAAAGACCTGCTGGGCATTACGGAAGACATCAAAACCGAAGGCCCCTACGATCTGGTCGTGATTGGCGGCGGCTACTCCGGAATGGGTGCCGCGATCAGTGCGGCTCGCATGGGCTGCAAGGTCGCGTTGATTCAAGATCGCCCGGTGCTTGGCGGCAACGGAAGCAGCGAAGTTCGCGTGTGGGCGATGGGTAACATCCGTCGTGGTAAGTACCCGCGAATTGGCGAAATCGTCGAAGAGTTTGCCGACAAGGCCAAGAAGTCCCCCGGTACCTACGAGGAATTCGGAGACGAAAAGAAGGAAGCAATTGTTCGTGCCGAACCGAACATCGACCTGTTCCTGAATCATCACGCCAACGGCCTGGAGATGAAGGATGGCAAAATCGCCTCCATCACGGCGTTCGATACCCGCACTAGCCAGGTTCGCAAGTTTGAAGGGACCCTGTTCTGCGACGCGACTGGTCACGGCACGATCGGTGCTTTGGCCGGTGCCCTGTACGACCAAACCGACAAAGGCCGCATGGGCATGAGCAACATGTGGCGCTGGGATGAAGCCGACCAGGAAACGACCTTCCCGGAAACGCCCTGGGCTTTGGATCTGACCATGAAAGACTTCCCCTACCCTCGTGACCATCACGGTCAGTGGTTCTGGGAAAGTGGTTTCGACAAAGACCCGATCCAAGGTGCCGAAGCAATCCGCGACTGGAACCTGCGTGCCGTTTACGGTGCGTTCAACGCGATGAAGAACCGAGACGGGGCATCGAAGCACAAGAATGCCGAACTCACCTGGCTAGCCTACGTGGGCGGTCCGCGTGAATCGCGCCGCTTGATCGGCGATGTGATTTTGACCGAAGAAGATATCGTCGCCAAACGCGACTTCAAGGATGGCTGCGTGCCGAGCACCTGGTCGATCGACCTGCACTATCCCAAGAAGGAATATGCCGACAAGTTCCCCGATAATCCGTTCATTTCGATCGCCGTGCATGATCAGCGTGTCGACCGCTCGTACGGCTATCCAGTTCCTTACCGCTGCTTCTACTCGAAGAACGTGCCCAACCTGTTCATGGCCGGACGCTGCATCAGCGTGACCCACGAAGCCTTGGGGACCGTTCGCGTGATGAAGACCTGCGGCATGATGGGAGAAGTCGTCGGTAAGGCTGCCTCGCTCTGCAAGATCCATGACTGCTCGCCACGTGCGGTTTACGAAGAGCACTGGGACGAAATGGATCATTTGCTCAAGCTGCCAGGTCAGGCCCGCCGCGCGACCGTCGATGCTGAGATCGAAATGCCGGACACGCTATTACCAACTTCCCCTTACGGTCCGCCATCGGGCATCAACCCCACCAAACTAACCGGGATCGTCATTGACGATCGGCAAGCCGAGAAGACCGGCAAGTGGAGTGAAGGAACCGGCCTGAAAGGGTATGTGAACCACGGCTATCTCTATTCCGGTGAGAAGGGTGCCAAGGTTCGCTTCCCCATCAAGATCGAAAAAGCCGGCAACTACGAGATTCGCTACGCCTACCAGCCGCACGAAAACCGAAGTGCCCAGGCCAATGTCGTCGTCGGGATCGATACCTCGCGCGAAACGACCGTGATCAATATGAAAGAGCAGCCGCCGATCGACGGAGGTTTCTACTCGCTGGGGGTCTTCACCATCAAGCCAGGGGAAGAGACGTACGTTGAGGTCGAATCCCGCGGTGATGGAAACATCCACGCCGATGCGATCCAGTTGATTCCCGTCGATGAGAAGTAA
- a CDS encoding FMN-binding protein codes for MAEETPVANVPPKKRRSLGLRLLLHGYRFALIAAIALLVRVHSQHESQAALGPVEISLGKVQGFLPEASSLVAASDREGAYIHNAAGKRVGWAVTTLPTASNIIGFSGPTNSLIVVDADNTIRGVEILSSKDTPEHLAAVQKATWFLKQFTGKSPEDLGGQTKLDAVSGATLTSLAIIESVTKTLGSDPPNYRFPKDITLEEVAEILPEAKQLVAKTSPHGWLEVLDAEGKPIGTAWRTSPQADQHVGYQGPSDVLVVMDTEGKLKAATLRESYDNEPYVRYVREDWSFPEYLAGYGLDQLAKLDVKEAEIEGVSGATMTSQSATQAIGIAAAAYQREMQAEQKPEIAKTPVTFTWRDVATLLVISAALAIAFTDLRGKKWVQFGFGFIVIAYLGFFAGDILSMALFVGWASHPVPWQKCIGLVAVAIAAFAVPLFSKKQVYCNHLCPHGAAQMMILRFSKWSWKIPKKLRLVLSALPAVLLAACILIAFSIIDGNLAALEPFDAYVPTISGWASLSIAIGGLVFSAFVPMGFCRYACPTGAIISHVRWNASSDQWSVRDSVATLLLGLAVICFWV; via the coding sequence ATGGCGGAAGAAACCCCAGTAGCCAACGTTCCACCTAAGAAACGCAGGTCCCTCGGCCTGCGTTTGCTTCTGCATGGATACCGGTTCGCCCTGATCGCGGCGATCGCGTTGTTGGTTCGCGTTCATAGTCAGCATGAAAGCCAGGCCGCGCTAGGGCCAGTAGAAATCTCGTTGGGCAAAGTGCAAGGATTCCTACCTGAGGCGTCTTCCCTGGTGGCTGCTTCCGATCGGGAAGGAGCCTACATTCACAATGCCGCCGGAAAACGCGTCGGCTGGGCAGTCACCACGTTGCCTACCGCCAGCAACATCATTGGCTTCTCAGGCCCCACGAATTCGCTCATCGTCGTCGATGCCGACAACACGATCCGTGGCGTCGAAATCCTTTCGAGCAAAGATACGCCCGAGCATCTGGCGGCCGTTCAAAAGGCGACCTGGTTTCTCAAGCAGTTCACGGGAAAATCCCCCGAGGATCTGGGAGGCCAAACGAAACTCGATGCCGTCTCCGGGGCGACGCTGACCAGCCTGGCCATCATTGAATCGGTCACCAAGACGCTCGGCAGCGACCCTCCCAACTATCGTTTTCCTAAGGATATTACGCTTGAAGAAGTCGCCGAGATCCTCCCTGAGGCGAAACAGCTTGTCGCTAAAACGTCTCCGCACGGATGGCTCGAAGTCCTTGATGCTGAAGGGAAACCAATCGGCACTGCCTGGCGAACCAGCCCTCAGGCCGATCAACACGTTGGCTACCAAGGGCCGTCCGACGTGCTGGTGGTCATGGACACCGAAGGAAAGTTGAAAGCGGCCACCTTGCGGGAAAGCTACGACAACGAGCCCTACGTGCGGTACGTTCGCGAAGACTGGTCCTTTCCCGAGTACCTGGCCGGCTACGGTCTCGATCAGCTTGCCAAGTTGGATGTCAAAGAAGCGGAGATCGAAGGGGTTTCCGGGGCCACCATGACCAGCCAGTCAGCGACCCAGGCAATCGGCATCGCAGCCGCCGCCTACCAGCGCGAAATGCAAGCCGAACAGAAGCCGGAAATCGCGAAAACGCCGGTTACGTTCACTTGGCGCGACGTTGCCACACTGCTGGTGATTTCCGCGGCCCTGGCCATTGCGTTCACCGATCTGCGCGGCAAGAAGTGGGTGCAGTTCGGCTTTGGGTTTATCGTGATTGCCTATCTCGGCTTCTTTGCCGGAGACATCCTTTCCATGGCACTTTTTGTTGGCTGGGCCAGTCACCCCGTTCCTTGGCAGAAGTGCATCGGCCTGGTCGCCGTGGCGATCGCAGCATTTGCGGTCCCCCTCTTCAGCAAGAAGCAGGTCTATTGCAATCATCTTTGTCCACATGGTGCCGCCCAGATGATGATCCTGCGGTTCTCGAAGTGGAGTTGGAAGATTCCCAAGAAGCTGCGGCTGGTTCTTTCCGCGTTGCCTGCGGTGCTGCTGGCGGCGTGCATTCTCATCGCTTTTTCGATCATCGATGGCAACCTGGCGGCATTGGAACCCTTTGATGCGTATGTCCCCACCATATCAGGCTGGGCCTCGCTTTCGATCGCGATCGGGGGGCTCGTATTCTCGGCCTTTGTACCGATGGGCTTCTGCCGATATGCCTGTCCGACTGGGGCCATCATCTCGCATGTGCGCTGGAATGCGTCGAGCGACCAGTGGAGCGTTCGCGACAGCGTCGCCACACTTTTGCTGGGTTTGGCCGTGATTTGCTTCTGGGTGTAG
- a CDS encoding serine/threonine-protein kinase: MDQKKMGPYRLDTTIGSGGMGTVYRGIDERTGDKAAIKVLPSNMSHNEGLRERFQREIETLLQLKHPNIVRLFGFGEEDGELFYAMELVDGRSLAEVIVKTPIKSWRTVVRYALEIAAGLRQAHDMGIVHRDIKPANVLITRDDKVKILDFGIARLFGATGVTMAGGIVGTADYMAPEQAFGEGVTPKADLYSLGALMYAMLARQPPFRGNSVTEILDKLRYNEPIPIDRLVETLPNDLSQLITQLLDKNPENRVPTARALCRRLEALLELPEDTDFDLHLADHSTKAPSAPGDEYQLKDGEDDAPTLDPQARKLAEAPTMQLPGEEGSGNLKPKSGDEATQAPATIVSQRAKKPESQTRFTTVAEQRQRTSEEESRREKSTVWINYLQIGGLLVALGVVVTAMLIAPQKPGADQVYHSIEYGATEGNLAEVSDEMDDFLERFPEDPRSEYVAQLKEELNLRRQENRYRLAAAIGRANQGMHPVEQIYLDAMKTNEFDPEAARDKLQGLILVYGPSDTQQGDIARCLVLAERRLKQLNSSLASRSKQQTISIRERLDYANQIASDDPDKAERIYRGVIQLLEGESWGANLLSEAQLRLKNLMSR; this comes from the coding sequence ATGGACCAGAAAAAGATGGGCCCCTATCGCCTGGATACCACGATCGGCAGTGGTGGGATGGGGACCGTTTATCGCGGCATCGACGAACGAACCGGCGACAAGGCTGCGATCAAGGTTCTGCCCAGCAACATGTCGCATAATGAAGGGCTGCGCGAGCGTTTCCAACGCGAGATCGAAACACTGCTGCAGTTGAAACACCCCAACATCGTGCGGCTGTTCGGGTTTGGAGAAGAAGACGGCGAGTTGTTCTACGCCATGGAACTGGTCGACGGTCGCAGCCTGGCCGAGGTGATCGTCAAAACACCAATCAAAAGCTGGCGAACCGTCGTGCGGTACGCTTTGGAGATCGCGGCTGGCCTGCGTCAAGCACACGACATGGGGATCGTTCACCGCGACATCAAGCCAGCCAACGTCCTGATTACTCGCGACGATAAGGTGAAGATCCTCGACTTCGGCATCGCTCGTCTCTTCGGCGCGACAGGCGTTACCATGGCCGGCGGTATCGTGGGCACCGCCGACTACATGGCCCCGGAACAGGCCTTTGGCGAAGGAGTCACCCCCAAGGCCGACCTGTATAGCCTCGGGGCGCTCATGTATGCGATGCTCGCCCGACAGCCACCATTCCGCGGCAATTCGGTAACCGAAATCCTCGACAAGTTGCGTTACAACGAACCCATTCCGATCGATCGGCTGGTGGAGACGTTGCCCAACGACCTGAGCCAGTTGATTACGCAACTACTCGATAAGAACCCCGAGAACCGCGTTCCGACGGCTCGTGCTCTTTGTCGTCGCCTGGAAGCTCTCTTAGAACTTCCCGAAGACACCGACTTCGACTTGCACCTGGCCGATCACTCGACGAAGGCTCCATCGGCACCGGGGGATGAATACCAACTAAAAGACGGCGAGGACGATGCCCCTACGCTCGACCCCCAGGCCCGCAAGTTGGCGGAAGCCCCTACGATGCAATTGCCTGGGGAAGAAGGATCAGGCAACCTCAAACCGAAAAGCGGCGACGAAGCCACGCAGGCCCCGGCGACTATTGTGAGTCAGCGAGCCAAAAAGCCGGAGTCGCAAACCCGTTTCACAACCGTCGCCGAGCAGCGTCAGCGGACGTCCGAAGAGGAGTCGCGTCGCGAAAAGAGCACGGTCTGGATCAACTACCTTCAAATCGGTGGCCTGCTCGTAGCATTGGGTGTGGTCGTGACCGCGATGCTCATTGCTCCGCAAAAGCCTGGCGCCGACCAGGTTTATCATTCGATTGAATACGGCGCCACCGAAGGAAATCTGGCCGAAGTTTCCGACGAGATGGACGACTTCCTGGAACGCTTCCCCGAAGACCCGCGATCCGAATATGTCGCCCAGCTTAAAGAGGAATTGAATCTCCGACGGCAAGAGAATCGCTACCGCCTGGCCGCCGCAATCGGTCGAGCCAACCAAGGGATGCATCCCGTCGAACAGATTTACCTCGACGCGATGAAGACCAACGAGTTCGATCCGGAAGCCGCGCGCGATAAGCTGCAAGGCCTGATCTTGGTCTATGGTCCGTCCGATACGCAGCAAGGGGATATCGCCCGCTGCTTGGTTCTCGCGGAAAGACGCCTGAAGCAATTGAATTCGTCCCTGGCCAGCCGAAGCAAGCAGCAAACGATTTCGATTCGCGAGCGTCTCGACTACGCCAATCAAATTGCTTCGGACGACCCCGACAAAGCCGAGCGCATTTACCGAGGTGTGATCCAGCTTCTCGAAGGGGAATCGTGGGGCGCTAATCTGCTCAGCGAAGCACAATTGCGACTCAAAAACTTGATGTCCCGTTAG
- a CDS encoding right-handed parallel beta-helix repeat-containing protein — MTLLRFAPLGLLLFLAVPASAADWYIAPGGNDAAAGTQAAPFATLAKARDAIRSHASAEAHTVWVADGAYLLAEPFVLTPEDSGTQQHPIVYRAMQDAVPIFSGGSVITGWKKNGKTWEAVLPAKLRSPMPEQLIAGHQPTTLAREPDEGLFTLTSVTEEAPEKGPARQTLRLTGEDYAATLANVTPEELPQVQLLAYHKWDNTRRHIDQLLYEQHAMVTSGRKMKGHNPLNQQTQIRIENYAAALDTPGEWHASADGVIRYFPRPGEDPSQMQMIVPRLEKLLIVRGKPEADEFVEHVELRGLRFLHARWTTPQSGFEPSQAASPIEAAVLIDGARHLAIADCEIGHVGIYGLWFRRGCQHCTLERTWIHDTGAGGVRIGETAMRRDPKQQTDHITIDNNILNRGGRIFPCAVGLWIGHSPDNRVTHNEIADYFYTGISVGWRWGYGESFAKRNTIAKNHVHHLGYGVLSDMGGIYTLGPSEGTVVRGNIFHDIHAYSYGGWGLYTDEGSSGILFEDNLVYRTKTGGFHQHYGKDNIVRNNILAFALLYQLQATRVEPHRSFSLERNIVYYDQGELLHGRWSQVKHDSSNNCYFDASGRDVTFEGKSLQEWQAQGHEIGSIIADPKFADPEKFDFTIAADSPVHKLGFRAFKTDDVGVYGDQKWIDKAKSFQYLPVRPE; from the coding sequence ATGACGCTGCTTCGCTTTGCGCCCCTCGGGCTGCTCTTATTTCTTGCCGTGCCTGCCAGTGCCGCCGATTGGTATATCGCACCGGGTGGTAACGACGCCGCCGCCGGCACCCAGGCCGCTCCGTTTGCCACGCTGGCCAAGGCGCGCGATGCGATCCGCAGCCATGCTAGTGCGGAAGCCCACACCGTTTGGGTCGCCGATGGGGCATACTTGCTGGCAGAGCCGTTCGTTTTGACGCCGGAAGATAGCGGCACGCAACAGCACCCGATCGTCTACCGGGCCATGCAAGACGCTGTGCCGATCTTCTCAGGCGGAAGCGTCATCACCGGATGGAAGAAAAACGGAAAAACCTGGGAGGCCGTCCTTCCAGCCAAGCTTCGCAGCCCCATGCCGGAACAACTGATCGCCGGCCACCAGCCAACCACGTTGGCTCGCGAACCGGACGAGGGGCTATTCACCCTGACCAGCGTCACCGAAGAAGCTCCAGAGAAAGGACCCGCCCGGCAAACGCTTCGCCTGACCGGAGAAGACTACGCGGCCACGCTGGCCAACGTCACGCCGGAAGAACTGCCCCAGGTTCAGTTGCTGGCCTACCACAAATGGGACAACACACGCAGGCACATCGACCAACTTCTGTACGAACAGCACGCAATGGTGACCTCGGGTCGCAAGATGAAGGGGCACAATCCGCTGAACCAGCAAACCCAGATCCGCATTGAGAATTACGCCGCCGCGCTCGATACGCCTGGTGAATGGCACGCTTCCGCCGATGGCGTTATTCGTTACTTCCCACGTCCCGGCGAAGACCCCTCGCAGATGCAGATGATCGTCCCGCGTCTCGAGAAGCTCTTGATCGTACGTGGCAAACCCGAAGCGGATGAATTCGTGGAACACGTCGAGCTTCGCGGCCTCCGATTCTTGCACGCACGCTGGACCACGCCGCAAAGCGGATTCGAACCCAGTCAGGCCGCTTCACCCATCGAAGCCGCAGTTCTGATTGATGGTGCTCGGCATTTAGCCATCGCCGATTGCGAGATCGGCCACGTCGGCATCTATGGCCTTTGGTTTCGTCGCGGGTGCCAGCACTGCACGCTCGAACGAACTTGGATTCATGACACCGGTGCCGGAGGCGTGCGGATTGGGGAAACGGCGATGCGTCGTGATCCGAAACAGCAAACCGATCACATCACTATCGACAACAACATCCTGAACCGCGGTGGGCGCATTTTCCCGTGTGCCGTGGGGCTCTGGATCGGTCATAGCCCCGACAATCGCGTCACCCACAACGAAATCGCCGACTATTTCTACACCGGCATCTCGGTCGGCTGGCGCTGGGGCTACGGCGAGAGCTTCGCCAAGCGAAACACGATTGCCAAGAATCACGTCCATCATCTCGGCTACGGCGTACTCAGCGATATGGGTGGCATCTACACGCTCGGCCCATCGGAAGGAACGGTCGTCCGCGGCAATATCTTCCATGACATTCACGCCTACAGCTATGGCGGCTGGGGGCTTTATACCGACGAAGGCAGCAGCGGGATTCTCTTCGAAGACAATCTCGTCTATCGCACCAAGACCGGCGGCTTTCATCAACATTACGGTAAAGACAACATCGTAAGAAACAACATCCTGGCGTTCGCGCTGCTCTATCAACTGCAGGCAACCCGCGTCGAACCTCATCGGTCGTTCTCGCTCGAGCGGAACATCGTCTACTACGACCAAGGGGAACTACTGCACGGGCGGTGGAGCCAGGTCAAGCACGACAGCTCGAACAATTGCTACTTCGACGCGTCAGGACGGGACGTCACTTTCGAGGGCAAGTCGCTCCAAGAGTGGCAAGCCCAAGGGCACGAAATCGGATCGATCATTGCCGATCCCAAGTTCGCGGATCCTGAGAAGTTCGACTTCACGATTGCGGCCGACTCACCGGTTCACAAGCTCGGTTTTCGCGCGTTCAAGACAGACGACGTCGGCGTCTATGGAGACCAGAAGTGGATCGACAAGGCGAAAAGCTTTCAATATTTGCCAGTCCGACCCGAGTAG
- a CDS encoding carboxymuconolactone decarboxylase family protein gives MPRLQPIPLESAQGKQRELLDAAKKKLGKHINIVATMANSPAVLEAYLGFSGAMGHSKLSAKAREAVALRIGEQNHCQYCVSAHTTVGKMVGFSEDETVKVRQGEAADPTVQAVIDLADAISQTKGYLSDDQFHAAKAAGLGDEEITEVVGLVALNYFTNFFNHVAETEVDFPKVELFAEAA, from the coding sequence ATGCCTCGACTGCAACCGATTCCACTGGAAAGTGCCCAGGGTAAGCAACGCGAGCTTCTCGACGCCGCGAAGAAGAAGCTCGGCAAGCACATTAACATCGTCGCGACGATGGCCAACTCGCCGGCCGTGTTGGAAGCTTACCTTGGCTTTTCTGGAGCAATGGGACATTCCAAACTTTCGGCCAAGGCGCGCGAAGCCGTCGCGCTGCGGATTGGTGAACAGAACCACTGCCAGTACTGCGTCTCGGCGCATACGACTGTCGGCAAGATGGTTGGCTTCTCGGAAGACGAGACCGTCAAGGTCCGCCAAGGGGAAGCCGCCGATCCGACGGTTCAAGCCGTGATCGATCTGGCGGATGCGATTTCCCAGACCAAGGGTTATCTCAGCGACGATCAGTTCCATGCCGCGAAAGCCGCAGGGTTGGGTGATGAAGAAATTACCGAAGTGGTCGGCCTGGTGGCTTTGAATTACTTCACCAATTTCTTCAACCACGTCGCCGAGACGGAAGTCGATTTCCCGAAAGTCGAACTGTTCGCGGAAGCTGCCTAA
- a CDS encoding DUF4261 domain-containing protein, translating to MLEDTADSRDYRVRLFYKTKPDVPKAAILDKMQKRAEGFAPRDGKRDSNRLDFRHPKHVANIGGKSVGATWSIREEEIEYPGDLTPFLPALEQSWLWDDAEGAVGDCEHQLVVVDQTASNMRPIERLQMMQFLVASIIEAVPCDAIYWEATEQFLEPKNFLDCLEGVAAKPWKAPGAFNVRVSRVIGYGERRDDDSRDMIVDSLGLGVLGWPDFQCHFRGLDWREIQQIVYEKALEVFEHGPKLQDGQAFPGINATQVWKCRFEEAILGPPRKVIDIDPGIPYCAGLRYAITAGVYVK from the coding sequence GTGCTCGAAGATACAGCTGATTCGCGTGACTACCGCGTCCGATTGTTCTACAAAACCAAGCCGGACGTCCCCAAGGCGGCCATCCTCGACAAGATGCAGAAGAGGGCGGAAGGGTTTGCGCCGCGCGATGGGAAGCGAGATTCCAATCGTCTTGATTTTCGCCATCCCAAGCATGTCGCCAACATCGGCGGCAAGTCGGTGGGGGCCACGTGGAGTATTCGCGAGGAAGAGATCGAATACCCGGGCGACCTGACTCCCTTCCTGCCGGCGCTCGAGCAGTCGTGGCTGTGGGATGACGCCGAAGGAGCAGTCGGTGACTGCGAGCATCAGTTGGTTGTCGTGGATCAGACGGCGTCGAACATGCGCCCGATCGAACGTTTGCAGATGATGCAGTTCCTGGTGGCCAGCATCATCGAAGCGGTCCCTTGCGACGCCATTTACTGGGAAGCGACCGAGCAGTTCCTTGAGCCCAAGAACTTCCTGGACTGCCTGGAAGGCGTGGCCGCCAAACCATGGAAGGCGCCGGGGGCCTTCAACGTCCGCGTGTCGCGAGTGATTGGCTATGGCGAACGTCGCGACGATGATTCGCGCGACATGATCGTCGATAGCCTAGGACTTGGCGTGCTGGGTTGGCCTGACTTCCAATGTCACTTCCGCGGTTTGGATTGGCGCGAGATTCAGCAGATCGTGTACGAAAAGGCGTTGGAGGTCTTCGAGCATGGTCCCAAGCTACAAGACGGTCAGGCCTTTCCCGGCATCAACGCCACTCAGGTTTGGAAGTGCCGTTTCGAGGAGGCCATTCTTGGGCCGCCCCGCAAGGTGATCGACATCGATCCAGGCATTCCATACTGTGCTGGCCTTCGTTATGCCATCACCGCAGGCGTTTACGTGAAGTAG
- a CDS encoding DUF1579 domain-containing protein yields MQAASRLMGIFFLLGLVSVVIADEPAKPSANSLDSAAMAELMAKLGAPGKPHEHLQAMVGKYKTISNWIVPGENEESVDEGTAEFKSILGGRFVTQQFKSTYNGEPMEGFGILGYDNAEQKFVGIWIDNMSTHILHTEGKLDDKTGVMTETGTCSSPIGTMNFKMTTVPTDDGFVFTLSQVTGDTETEMGKIKYVKQ; encoded by the coding sequence ATGCAAGCCGCTAGCAGATTGATGGGGATTTTTTTCTTGTTGGGACTCGTTTCGGTAGTGATCGCCGACGAGCCGGCCAAGCCAAGTGCGAACAGTTTGGATTCCGCCGCGATGGCCGAGTTGATGGCCAAGCTCGGCGCTCCGGGCAAGCCTCACGAGCATCTTCAGGCGATGGTCGGCAAGTACAAGACGATCTCGAACTGGATTGTGCCCGGCGAAAACGAAGAGTCGGTCGACGAAGGGACTGCTGAGTTCAAGTCGATTCTCGGCGGGCGATTCGTGACGCAGCAGTTCAAAAGCACTTACAACGGCGAACCCATGGAAGGCTTCGGCATCCTGGGCTATGACAACGCCGAGCAGAAGTTTGTGGGTATCTGGATCGACAACATGTCGACCCACATTCTGCACACCGAGGGCAAGCTCGATGACAAGACCGGCGTGATGACCGAAACAGGTACGTGCAGCTCGCCGATCGGTACGATGAATTTCAAGATGACGACGGTTCCGACCGATGACGGATTCGTCTTCACGTTGTCGCAGGTAACCGGCGATACGGAAACCGAAATGGGCAAAATAAAGTACGTGAAGCAGTAA